A DNA window from Hoplias malabaricus isolate fHopMal1 chromosome 5, fHopMal1.hap1, whole genome shotgun sequence contains the following coding sequences:
- the mon1a gene encoding vacuolar fusion protein MON1 homolog A has translation MAADVHNKGVTWDTPNGSLVPVDRLRNDRSDSPTPGLVEGTEPGAGQDHAMFVHAQSFDDLTVDSETDADSELSGSEGLALGESQEEGEKEEEERGGEENSGYEQKDPEKEQQHDQSSVRLKEEDITSESWRRHRKHVFVLSEAGKPIYTRYGTEEALSTTMGVMMALVSFVEAEKNIIRSIHADGCRVVFLHKSPLVLVGVSRSSQSDRELSRELQYVYYQIVSLLTLTQLNHVFQHKQNYDLRRLLSGSEHLTDSLLRLLDRDPGLLLNAVMCIPLSSSARDVVSSSLQAARARSLVFSILLAGNRLVTLVRKKDQFLHHMDLHLLFNLVGSSSSFREGEGWTPICLPKFNTAGFFHAHISYLEPKSDLCLILVSTDREDFFNLSDCKRRFLERLRKRSAYNALQEAVRTPSYSVSQVGIPELWHFVYKSKSSGLYTSPELPVAYQREEEHERLIGLYRYLHSCLHHPTRPLRSVYRCGDTENLFAWATSGFELYLCFSPLGTKALAMSAVNKLLKWIRKEEDRLFILNPLTY, from the exons GCGCAGGTCAGGATCACGCCATGTTTGTCCACGCCCAGTCTTTCGATGATCTGACCGTGGACAGCGAGACCGATGCAGACTCAGAGCTGAGTGGAAGTGAAGGCTTGGCTCTGGGGGAGTCTCAggaggaaggagagaaagaggaggaggaaagaggaggagaagaaaattCTGGATATGAGCAAAAAGACCCGGAGAAGGAGCAGCAGCACGATCAGAGCAGCGTCCGGCTGAAAGAGGAGGACATCACCAGCGAAAGCTGGAGGAGACACAGGAAACACGTCTTTGTTCTGAGCGAAGCCGGAAAACCCATCTACACCCGCTACGGCACAGAGGAGGCGCTCTCCACCACCATGGGGGTAATGATGGCACTCGTGTCCTTCGTGGAGGCCGAGAAGAACATCATCCGCTCCATTCACGCAG ACGGTTGTCGAGTGGTCTTCCTCCACAAGAGCCCGCTGGTGCTGGTGGGTGTGTCCCGGTCGAGCCAGTCGGACCGTGAGCTGTCCCGCGAGCTGCAGTACGTTTACTACCAGATTGTGAGCCTCCTGACGCTGACACAATTGAACCACGTGTTCCAGCACAAGCAGAACTACGACCTGAGGCGTCTGCTGTCCGGCTCGGAGCATCTGACCGACAGCCTGCTGCGTCTGCTGGACCGGGACCCCGGGCTGCTACTGAACGCAGTGATGTGCATCCCCCTGTCCAGCTCCGCCAGGGACGTGGTGTCCTCCAGCCTGCAGGCCGCAAGGGCCAGGAGCCTCGTCTTCTCCATCCTGCTAGCTGGCAACCGCCTGGTCACTCTGGTCCGCAAGAAGGACCAGTTCCTCCACCACATGGACCTACACCTGCTCTTCAACCTGGTGGGCTCCTCCTCGTCCTTCAGGGAAGGCGAAGGCTGGACCCCCATCTGCCTCCCCAAGTTCAACACCGCTGGCTTCTTCCATGCGCACATCTCCTACCTGGAGCCCAAGTCTGACCTCTGTCTGATACTGGTCTCCACAGACCGGGAGGACTTCTTCAACCTGTCTGACTGCAAGCGCCGCTTCCTGGAACGACTGCGCAAACGCAGTGCATATAATGCCCTGCAGGAGGCAGTGCGGACCCCCAGCTACTCTGTCTCACAGGTGGGCATCCCTGAGCTCTGGCACTTTGTCTACAAGTCCAAAAGCTCAGGGCTCTACACCAG CCCAGAGCTGCCAGTGGCATACCAAAGGGAAGAGGAGCATGAGAGGCTTATAGGACTTTACCGTTACCTCCACAGCTGCCTGCACCACCCGACACGCCCCCTTCGGTCCGTCTACCGCTGCGGAGACACTGAGAACCTGTTCGCCTGG gCCACCAGTGGCTTCGAGCTCTACCTCTGTTTCAGTCCTTTGGGAACGAAAGCCCTGGCCATGTCTGCCGTCAACAAACTGCTGAAGTGGATCAGGAAAGAAGAGGACCGCCTTTTCATTCTCAACCCTTTAACTTACTGA
- the mst1rb gene encoding macrophage-stimulating protein receptor, with product MVHWTSPLVTCVWLQAVVTVASDTCPSTTLASVNFSVSYPMPFFQTRNPIQNIAINPVYHEIYLASQNLIEAVNATLGKVWELSTGPVGNPECKMCNLCNIEKDPFPENTDNEVLLLDTYLMYLYSCGSSQYGVCYFHQLNENGQAPGPSKCLFRKEFNSPAFCPDCIASPLGTKVSMVEEGQTVYFYVAATVNDSVTQRYGRKSVSVRRPLATEDGFHPDFQGLTVLPKLRRAYRVEYVYSFFTADFVYFLSVQREKADQDSSPYQTRLGRLPRHEWETRRYREVVLECRFEPKRRRRSNTNEAFKDIVYNVVQAAHFGKAGRELADELGAEEEDDILYGVFAVTDDSGVTEHDSALCAFPMDSVNSFIDEGVEDCCKSGPEQLSRGLCHFQPCESCPHESMEHNVSCRDQPTLVAQPYYRVDLFNRQMRDTLLTSLLVTRIENKTLAHIGTADGRLLQLVLRRSSPIIFANYSLVENQRVSAIAAVLPPDHLLFIVGNKMIQVPQRGPGCSHFLTCAVCLMSPLFMACGWCSGRCVRASECLGFWAKESCPPVITQFFPATAPPDGQTELTLCGWEFQSPQRPAISTRTHEVKLGETSCVVQPLKSNSTVLMCKIRSSATEPLFHPVNVTARVNEGRVEGSYAIEGKAEMPGFTFVLPNITEVQPDYGPVNGGTLITITGPYLHSGRNRKVTLDGESCPIQHVSMVRGNLSYIVCLSQPVTEVKDVVLQVYIDKSRVVTTRVFRYKQTPEILSVLPDCSFDSGSMITIEGKNLDSVYRTIIHFKPKESHLKPVSTECRGKAKPTRMECMTPVFHRDETEEGELSFDMDGALGLWKQDFSYHPYGRPIPFETEGHVLQLYPGFDEVSLHHQKLNLVNSCMKITMTVGGVDCGAKVLDNEITCRIPKNLTIPNEGLPVKITVNGHVHSVGTVRLVSNHYMVGVVLGILTALVVGAVLAFIAMKHLKKKKKKGSLAESRLSHYSHNHSLTGNGSVELHPVGDYRRGEMPHSVTPVVQGAVAFPGLAYASTLDPSLAPLMPPEKISISSFRPQLLEEVKDVLIPAELLNIQLHQIIGKGHFGTVYHGYLTDHNNREIHCAVKSLNRITDVEEVEQFLKEGILMKGFHHSNVLSLLGILLPDEGLPLVVLPYMKHGDLRHFIRCENRNPTVKDLIGFGLQVAKGMEYLAMKKFVHRDLAARNCMLDESYTVKVADFGMARDVFDKEYYSIQDHRKAKLPVKWMAIESLQTQKFTSKSDVWSFGVLMWELLTRGASPYPEVDPYDVTHYLLRGRRLPQPQYCPDPLFAIMLQCWDPDPEKRPSFTTLVSEVTEILSSLEGEHYISLKVTYVNLDQPRPYPALTDSADEYESSDADEAESASS from the exons ATGGTCCACTGGACCAGCCCTCTTGTAACATGTGTCTGGCTTCAGGCTGTTGTGACGGTTGCTTCGGACACTTGTCCTTCCACCACACTTGCTTCGGTCAACTTCTCCGTCTCTTACCCCATGCCCTTCTTCCAGACCAGGAACCCTATCCAGAACATTGCCATCAACCCTGTGTACCATGAGATCTACCTGGCATCTCAGAACCTCATCGAGGCAGTGAATGCCACTCTGGGAAAAGTGTGGGAACTGAGCACTGGACCTGTGGGAAATCCCGAGTGTAAGATGTGCAATCTCTGCAACATTGAGAAGGATCCATTTCCGGAGAATACCGATAACGAAGTCCTGCTTCTGGACACTTACCTCATGTACCTTTATTCCTGTGGAAGCTCCCAGTACGGAGTGTGTTACTTCCACCAGCTCAATGAGAATGGCCAAGCCCCCGGACCTTCAAAGTGCCTCTTCCGGAAGGAATTCAACTCTCCAGCCTTCTGCCCAGACTGCATCGCGAGCCCTTTGGGCACTAAGGTCAGTATGGTGGAGGAGGGTCAAACGGTCTACTTCTATGTCGCTGCCACCGTTAACGACAGCGTCACGCAGAGATACGGGCGCAAGTCCGTCTCCGTGCGCCGGCCCCTAGCGACAGAAGACGGCTTCCACCCGGATTTCCAGGGTCTGACTGTTCTACCCAAGCTTCGTCGAGCCTACAGAGTCGAATACGTCTACAGCTTCTTCACGGCAGACTTCGTCTACTTCCTCTCCGTCCAGAGAGAAAAGGCTGACCAGGACTCTTCTCCGTACCAAACAAGACTGGGCCGTCTCCCTCGACATGAGTGGGAGACTCGGAG GTACCGGGAGGTTGTGTTGGAGTGCCGTTTCGAGCCAAAACGGAGACGGAGAAGCAACACTAACGAAGCCTTCAAGGACATTGTGTATAACGTGGTGCAGGCGGCTCACTTCGGCAAGGCCGGGCGAGAGCTGGCTGATGAGCTGGGggcggaggaggaggacgacATCCTGTACGGGGTCTTCGCCGTGACGGACGACTCGGGGGTCACGGAGCACGACTCGGCTCTTTGTGCCTTCCCCATGGACTCTGTCAACTCGTTTATAGACGAAGGAGTGGAGGACTGCTGCAAGTCCGGCCCAGAGCAGCTGTCCAGGGGACTGTGTCACTTCCAGCCATGTGAGAGCTGCCCACATGAG aGTATGGAACACAACGTTAGCTGCAGGGACCAGCCCACGCTGGTGGCTCAGCCGTATTACAGGGTGGACCTCTTCAACAGACAGATGAGGGACACTCTGCTGACCTCTCTGCTGGTCACCAGGATCGAGAACAAGACTCTGGCTCACATCGGCACAGCAGACGGCCGCCTACTGCAG CTCGTCCTGAGGAGATCCAGTCCAATCATCTTTGCCAACTACTCTCTCGTGGAAAACCAAAGGGTCTCTGCCATTGCCGCTGTCCTGCCCCCGGACCACCTGCTCTTCATAGTGGGGAATAAG ATGATTCAGGTTCCTCAGAGAGGTCCAGGGTGTTCTCACTTTCTCACGTGTGCCGTGTGTTTGATGTCCCCTCTGTTCATGGCGTGTGGCTGGTGTTCTGGGCGCTGCGTTCGGGCGTCCGAGTGTCTTGGATTTTGGGCCAAAGAATCCTGTCCTCCAGTCATCACACAG TTTTTCCCAGCGACAGCGCCCCCTGATGGTCAGACGGAGCTTACTCTGTGCGGCTGGGAGTTCCAGTCGCCCCAGAGACCTGCCATAAGCACCAGGACCCATGAGGTGAAGCTCGGAGAAACGTCCTGCGTGGTCCAGCCGCTCAAGAGCAACAGCACAGT ACTGATGTGTAAGATCCGGTCCTCAGCGACTGAGCCTCTGTTTCATCCAGTTAATGTCACAGCGAGGGTGAACGAGGGTCGAGTGGAGGGGTCTTACGCTATTGAGGGTAAAGCTGAGATGCCTGGATTCACCTTTGTG CTCCCCAACATTACTGAGGTGCAGCCAGATTATGGGCCGGTGAACGGAGGGACCCTGATCACCATCACCGGACCTTACCTTCACTCAGGGAGGAACCGCAAAGTCACTCTGGACGGCGAGAGCTGCCCTATCCAACA TGTGTCCATGGTGCGAGGAAACCTGTCGTATATCGTGTGTCTGTCTCAGCCAGTCACTGAGGTGAAGGACGTGGTCCTCCAGGTTTACATCGATAAATCCCGCGTGGTGACCACCAGAGTGTTCCGCTATAAACAAACTCCTGAAATCCTCTCTGTTCTCCCGGACTGCAGCTTTGACAG TGGGTCGATGATCACCATTGAAGGGAAGAATCTGGATTCAGTTTACAGGACCATCATCCACTTCAAACCCAAAGAGAGCCACCTCAAGCCTGTGTCCACT GAGTGCAGGGGGAAGGCCAAGCCCACCCGCATGGAGTGTATGACTCCGGTTTTCCACAGAGATGAGACGGAGGAGGGGGAGTTGTCCTTTGATATGGACGGAGCTCTGGGTCTGTGGAAGCAGGACTTCTCTTATCACCCGTATGGACGGCCAATCCCCTTTGAGACGGAGGGACACGTCCTGCAGCTGTACCCTGGCTTTGATGAGGTCTCTTTACAT CATCAGAAGCTGAATCTGGTGAACTCCTGCATGAAGATCACGATGACGGTGGGTGGAGTGGACTGTGGGGCCAAGGTTTTAGATAACGAGATCACCTGCAGAATTCCCAAGAACCTCACCATCCCCAATGAGGGCTTACCTGTCAAG ATCACCGTGAATGGTCACGTCCACAGTGTGGGGACGGTGAGGTTGGTCAGTAATCACTACATGGTGGGCGTGGTGCTGGGGATCCTGACCGCTCTGGTGGTCGGGGCTGTGCTGGCCTTCATCGCCATGAAACacctgaagaagaagaagaagaaag GTTCCCTGGCTGAGAGCCGGCTGTCCCACTATTCCCACAATCACAGTCTCACAGGCAACGGCAGTGTGGAGCTGCACCCTGTAGGAGATTACAGGCGAG GGGAGATGCCCCACAGTGTGACCCCTGTGGTTCAAGGGGCAGTAGCGTTTCCAGGCCTGGCCTACGCCAGCACGCTGGACCCCAGCCTCGCACCGCTCATGCCCCCTGAGAAAATCTCCATCAGCAGCTTCCGGCCCCAGCTCCTGGAGGAAGTGAAGGACGTCCTGATCCCGGCGGAGCTGCTCAACATCCAGCTGCACCAGATAATCGGGAAAG GTCACTTTGGGACAGTGTATCATGGTTACCTCACTGACCACAACAACAGAGAGATCCACTGCGCCGTGAAGTCACTCAACA GGATAACGGACgtggaggaggtggagcagTTTTTGAAGGAAGGGATCCTGATGAAGGGATTTCACCACAGTAACGTTCTGTCTCTGCTGGGCATCCTGCTGCCGGACGAAGGGCTGCCCTTGGTGGTCCTGCCCTACATGAAGCACGGAGACCTGCGCCACTTCATACGCTGTGAGAACAGG AACCCCACGGTGAAGGACCTGATTGGATTCGGGCTGCAGGTGGCTAAGGGCATGGAGTACCTTGCGATGAAGAAGTTTGTCCACAGGGATCTAGCTGCCCGCAACTGCAT GCTCGACGAGTCGTACACAGTGAAGGTGGCGGACTTTGGCATGGCCAGAGATGTGTTTGATAAAGAGTACTACAGCATCCAGGACCACAGGAAGGCCAAGCTGCCGGTCAAGTGGATGGCCATCGAGAGCCTGCAGACGCAGAAATTCACTTCCAAGTCTGATGTG TGGTCGTTTGGGGTCCTGATGTGGGAGTTATTGACCCGTGGAGCGAGTCCGTACCCTGAAGTTGATCCCTACGATGTCACTCATTACCTGTTAAGGGGGCGGAGACTTCCTCAGCCACAGTACTGTCCAGATCCACT GTTTGCTATAATGCTGCAGTGTTGGGACCCGGACCCTGAGAAGAGGCCGAGCTTCACCACGCTTGTCTCAGAGGTGACTGAGATTCTGTCCAGTCTGGAGGGAGAGCACTACATCAGCCTCAAGGTCACCTACGTCAATCTGGACCAGCCACGGCCTTACCCCGCCCTCACAGACTCGGCAGACGAGTACGAGTCCTCAGACGCTGATGAGGCAGAGTCAGCTTCCTCCTGA